The Catellatospora citrea DNA segment TCACCGTGTCCGTGATCTCCCGCGCGGCGGTGCTGGCGGACTCGGCGTCCTTCCACGCCCCGACCTCGATCGGCTTGCCGAACTTGACGGTGACCTGGCCCGGCTTGAGCGACGGGATCGCCTGGCCGATGGGCTGCACCTTCTCGGTGCCGATCATGCCGACCGGGATGATCGGCACATCCGCGCCGAGCGCCAGCCGCGCCACCCCGGTGCGGCCGCGGTAGAGCCGCCCGTCCGGCGAGCGGGTGCCCTCGGGGTACACGGCGACCAGGCCGCCCTCCTTCAGCACCGGGATCGCCGCGTCGAAGGCGCTCAGCGCGGCCCGGCCGCCGGAGCGGTGCACCGGGATCGCGCCCAGGCCGCCCATCAGGGTGCGGAAGAACAGGCCGCTCAGGCCGGTGCCGACGAAGTAGTCCTCCTTGGCCCAGAAGGAGATGTGCCGGTTGACCGAGGAACCGAGGAAGAGTTCGTCGGCGACCGAGAGGTGGTTGCCTGCGAAGATCGCGCCACCGGTGGCGGGGATGTGCTCCGCGCCCTCGACAGTGGGGCGCCAGCCGAGCTTGATCGCGGGCGCCACCGTCCACAATCCGACCGTATAGAGCACCGGCACTTTCTGCCTCCACAGGTGATGAGCTAGCCGGCCAGTGAACTTACCGTAGTCCTCTGAGCGGGCCCATACCCCCGGAACCGATCGCCTATGCGCCCGGAGTCTGAGATACTGACCGGCTCGTCGCCGGCCGTCGTCATGGCCTTGACCTGGGCAGACCTTGCCATGGAAAGGGAACGAGGCGCGGCCTGTGACATTTCCGGCACAGGCCGCGCCTCACTCGTCGACTACTGCGGTCAGCTGCGGGCGACCGCCACGGTGACGTTGCCGCCGTCGCCGGCCTCACCGGTGAAGCCGCCGTCGACCGCGCCGTAGCTCACGCTGTCGGCCAGCGTCTCGGCCGCCAGGAAGGCCTGGTGCTCACGCACCGCCGCGGCGACCTCGTCCGAGGCCTGCACCGTCAGCGCGATCCGGTCGGTGATGGCCAGGTCCGCCTCCCGGCGCGCCTGCTGCACCACCCGGACCACGTCGCGGGCCAGACCCTCGGCCTCCAGCGCCGGGGTGACCGCGGTGTCCAGCACCACGACCCCGGCGTCGCCGGGCAGCGCGGCGGAGTGCTCCGCGTCGGCGGCCACCAGCTTCAGCTCGTACTCGCCCTCCTGCAGGGTCACCCCGGCGGCGACCGGGGCGCCGTCGACCAGCGACCACTCCCCCGTCTTCACCGCCTTGATGACCTGCTGCACCGAGCCGCCGACGCGCGGGCCGAGCACCCGCGGCACCACCGTGAGCACCTGCTCGCAGTGGCCGGTCAGGTCGTCGCTCAGCTCGACCGACTTCACGTTGACCTCGTCGGCGATCAGCTCCGCGAAGTCGCGCAGCGCGGACGCGTCCGGGGTCGCCACGGTCAGCGAGGACAGCGGCAGCCGCACCCGCAGGCCCTTGGCCTTGCGCAGCGACAGCGCCGCCGAGCAGACCTCGCGCACCCGGTCCATGGTGGCCACCAGGTCGTGGTCGGCCGGCAGCGTCGCCGCGTCCGGCCAGTCGGCCAGGTGCGCCGAGCGCTGCCCGGTCAGCCCGCGCCAGATCTCCTCCGCGGTCAGCGGCGCCAGCGGCGCGACCACCCGGGCCAGCGTCTCCAGCACCGTGTAGAGGGTGTCGAAGGCGTCGGCGTCACCGGCCCAGAAGCGGTCCCGGCTGCGGCGCACGTACCAGTTGGTCAGCGCGTCCAGATAGGTCCGCACCCCGGCGCAGGCC contains these protein-coding regions:
- a CDS encoding lysophospholipid acyltransferase family protein, producing the protein MPVLYTVGLWTVAPAIKLGWRPTVEGAEHIPATGGAIFAGNHLSVADELFLGSSVNRHISFWAKEDYFVGTGLSGLFFRTLMGGLGAIPVHRSGGRAALSAFDAAIPVLKEGGLVAVYPEGTRSPDGRLYRGRTGVARLALGADVPIIPVGMIGTEKVQPIGQAIPSLKPGQVTVKFGKPIEVGAWKDAESASTAAREITDTVMMAIQALTGQEYVSRYAPKRSSGDAEQ